The genomic DNA ACCCGGCTACTACGGCCTGAAAGAATGATCCTTCTCGTGGTCGGTGCCGACCGCGTCGACGCCGGCAAGACGACGTTTTCGACCGGCCTGCTCGAGCGCACCGGCGCGGTCGGCTACAAACCCCGCGCCGGCAACGACTTCTGGTTCGACCACGACGACTGTCGACGCGCCCTCGCCGACGGTCGACTCTACGGCAAGGACGCAGCACGGCTCTCGGCGGCAGCTAGCCGCGGTCGCGCGCCTGAACGACTCAATCCCGTCCACCGGCTCTGGCAGCCCAGTCCCGACGGCGGCAGCGGTCTCCTCGGTCGGAGCGACCGGGAGTTCGTTGTCGACCGGATCGGACGTGACCCAGAGGATGCGTTGTTCGTCCGCAACGCGACCGCCGAGGTTCCGGACGCAGTCGCCGACGCGCTCCCCCTTGCCGACGCCGTTTCCATCGAAACCGTCGCCGAATTCAACGACCTCACCGAGCGCGAGTACGTCCCCGCGTTCGACCGTCTCGCAGACGAGATCGAAGACACAGATGTCGCCGTCGTCGAATCATACAGCGACATCGCGCGTCCACTGTCGTCGCTCGATCCGGCACAGGTTGCCGCCGTCGCCGCCGTCGAACCCGGACGTGTTCGCATCTACAGCGGCGATCGCTACTGTCGGGCCTGCGAGATCGCCAGTTCGAGTCCACGAGACGGGGCCATCGAGAAACGCGTCCCCGACGTACTCGACTATCTCGACCCGCTCGAGCGCGTACGATTACCTCCTCTCGACAAAGAACAGCGAGACGATCCCGCACGGATCGCTCGCGCGTACGCGAACGCGTACGATGCATTCCTCGATGCCGCCGGACGCGTCTGACTGGACTCCTCGGACTCTCCGTCGGGCCGGGTCTCCTACGTCTGGCGAGCCATCTGCGCCGAGAGTTCGACGTGGCCGTAGGGATCGTTGGTCACGCTCGGCCCGTGGCCCGTGTGCATCTCTTCGAGGTCAGGATCGATCCACTCGAGCACGCGGTCGATGCTCTCGATTAGCGTCGGGCGGTCGCCTTCCTCGAGATCGGTGCGGCCGAAACTCCCGTTCTGGAAGATCAGATCGCCGGCGAACAACACGCTTGCCGCCTCCGAATAAAAGCAGAGGTGGTCGTTTTTGTGTCCGGGCGTATGCAGCGCGACGTAGTCGTGATCGCCCAACTGGACTGTCTCCTCGTCCGCGATTGCGTGGTCGACGCCGTCGACTGTGGTATCGTACCCCCACACGTCGACATCGAAGGTCGCTTTGACGGCCTCGAGGTTGCCGACGTGATCGCGGTGGGTATGGGTCAGGATGACGGCTTCGAGATCGTCGACGCGCTCGGCAACGGCTTCGGCGACGTCAAAGTTCGCACCCGTATCGACGAGGGCGGGGCGCTCGCCGGTCACGAGAAAGACGTTGCTAGTAAACGCCTGCACACCCTGTGCGAGATTCGAGATCATAGGGCCTACTATACGGGCGATTGATTTGTGGATATCGACACAGGTCGGTCGGACGGGGGACTGTCGCAAGCGAGTGAGACGCTACCCGACGGACGTTTGAGGCCTGCCCGGGTCGTTTCCGCCAGCCGTCTCGCTATTCACAAGCATTTTTAGCTCCGACACGTAGTGGATAGACGAATGAACCGGCTGGGCTCCGTCGGATTCGTCGTTCTCGTCGTCCTTACGCTCATCGCCGGGGGAAGCGGACCGATCGCGGTGGCCGACACCGGGCCAATCGCACCGCCGACCGCGGAGACACAACCCGCGGCGATGGCTCCCTCGCCGGGTGGAAGCCAGTTCGCCGTCCAAGAGACACAGGGGTTTGACAACACGACGTTCGAGATCATCGTTCACGAAAATGGCAGCGCGACGTGGACGTTCCGGTACGAACAGGTGTTCGCAACCGAAGACAACGCAACCGCTGCCAGAGAGAACTTCAACGCCTTCGCCGAAGAGT from Natrinema sp. HArc-T2 includes the following:
- a CDS encoding ATPase; this encodes MILLVVGADRVDAGKTTFSTGLLERTGAVGYKPRAGNDFWFDHDDCRRALADGRLYGKDAARLSAAASRGRAPERLNPVHRLWQPSPDGGSGLLGRSDREFVVDRIGRDPEDALFVRNATAEVPDAVADALPLADAVSIETVAEFNDLTEREYVPAFDRLADEIEDTDVAVVESYSDIARPLSSLDPAQVAAVAAVEPGRVRIYSGDRYCRACEIASSSPRDGAIEKRVPDVLDYLDPLERVRLPPLDKEQRDDPARIARAYANAYDAFLDAAGRV
- a CDS encoding MBL fold metallo-hydrolase, whose product is MISNLAQGVQAFTSNVFLVTGERPALVDTGANFDVAEAVAERVDDLEAVILTHTHRDHVGNLEAVKATFDVDVWGYDTTVDGVDHAIADEETVQLGDHDYVALHTPGHKNDHLCFYSEAASVLFAGDLIFQNGSFGRTDLEEGDRPTLIESIDRVLEWIDPDLEEMHTGHGPSVTNDPYGHVELSAQMARQT